In Plectropomus leopardus isolate mb chromosome 20, YSFRI_Pleo_2.0, whole genome shotgun sequence, one DNA window encodes the following:
- the klhl8 gene encoding kelch-like protein 8, with protein MAPGDVVPDHAKQLKPKEKRPGNRASKADCEPDGSFIFEAHEAWKDFHNSLRHFYEVGELCDVTLKVGSRLIPCHKLVLACVIPYFRAMFLSEMSEAKQELIEIKDFDGDAIQDLVHFAYSSKLTLTVDNVQPLLYAACILQVELVARACCEYMKAHFHPTNCLAVRTFAESHNRVDLMDMADRYACEHFTEVVECEDFTCVSPQHLRTLLSSSELNIHSETQVYNAAVKWLKANPQHHEAWLDQIMSQVRLPLLPVEFLTGTVAKDEMIKGNLSCRDLMDEARNYHLHLSNKVVLDFEYSVRTIPRKHTAGVLFCVGGRGGSGDPFRSIECYSITKNSWFFGPEMNSRRRHVGVISVGGKVYAVGGHDGNEHLGNMEMFDPLTNKWMMKASMNTKRRGIALAALGGPIYAIGGLDDNSCFNDVERYDIESDCWSAVAPMNTPRGGVGSVALGSFVYAVGGNDGVASLSSVERFNPHLNKWTQVSEMGQRRAGNGVSKLNGCLYVVGGFDDNSPLSSVERFDPRMHRWEYVSELTTPRGGVGVATVMGRVFAVGGHNGNIYLNTVEAFEPRMNRWELVGSVSHCRAGAGVAVCSSHVSQIRDVGQGSSNVANCM; from the exons ATGGCACCTGGGGATGTGGTGCCAGACCATGCCAAGCAGCTGAAGCCCAAGGAGAAGCGTCCTGGAAACAGAGCATCGAAAGCCGACTGTGAGCCTGATGGGTCATTTATCTTTGAGGCTCACGAGGCTTGGAAGGACTTCCATAACTCTCTCAGGCATTTCTATGAAGTAGGAGAGCTCTGTGACGTCACGCTGAAG GTTGGCAGTAGGTTGATACCATGCCACAAACTAGTGCTGGCTTGTGTGATCCCCTACTTCAG GGCCATGTTCCTGTCAGAGATGTCTGAGGCTAAGCAGGAACTGATAGAGATCAAGGATTTTGATGGTGATGCCATCCAGGACCTGGTGCATTTTGCCTACTCCTCCAAGCTCACATTAACCGTGGACAATGTCCAGCCTCTGCTTTATGCTGCCTGCATCCTCCAg GTGGAGTTGGTGGCGAGAGCCTGCTGCGAGTACATGAAAGCCCACTTTCACCCCACAAACTGCCTGGCAGTTCGGACCTTTGCTGAGAGCCACAATCGCGTGGACCTGATGGACATGGCAGACCGCTATGCGTGTGAACACTTCACTGAAGTGGTGGAGTGTGAGGACTTTACGTGCGTGTCTCCCCAGCACTTGCGCACATTATTGTCCTCCAGCGAGCTCAATATCCACTCGGAGACACAGGTGTACAATGCAGCAGTGAAATGGCTGAAAGCGAATCCACAGCACCACGAGGCCTGGCTGGACCAGATCATGTCTCAG GTGCGCCTCCCCCTGCTCCCTGTTGAGTTCCTGACTGGAACAGTGGCTAAGGACGAGATGATAAAAGGAAACTTGAGTTGTCGCGACCTGATGGACGAAGCCAGGAATTACCACCTGCATCTGAGCAACAAGGTGGTGCTGGACTTTGAGTATTCGGTCCGTACAATACCCCGGAAACACACTGCAG gggttttgttttgtgtgggtGGCCGCGGGGGTTCAGGTGACCCGTTTCGCAGCATCGAGTGCTACTCCATCACTAAAAACAGCTGGTTTTTTGGTCCTGAAATGAACAGCAGACGGCGTCACGTGGGTGTAATATCTGTGGGAG GGAAGGTTTATGCTGTTGGCGGCCATGATGGAAACGAACACTTAGGCAACATGGAGATGTTTGACCCCCTCACCAACAAGTGGATGATGAAAGCCTCGATGAACACCAAAAG gaGGGGTATAGCCCTGGCAGCTCTGGGCGGTCCCATCTATGCTATTGGGGGTCTCGATGACAACTCTTGCTTCAACGATGTGGAGCGTTACGACATCGAAAGTGACTGCTGGAGCGCTGTGGCTCCAATGAACACACCCAGAGGAGGAGTGGGATCTGTGGCACTGGGG AGTTTCGTGTACGCAGTGGGAGGCAACGATGGTGTGGCGTCACTTTCCAGTGTGGAGCGGTTTAACCCACACCTCAACAAGTGGACGCAGGTTAGCGAGATGGGACAGCGACGAGCTGGAAATGGAGTCAGCAAGCTCAATGGCTGCCTCTATGTAGTGG GTGGTTTTGATGACAATTCACCCCTGAGCTCTGTAGAGCGCTTTGACCCCCGAATGCACCGCTGGGAGTACGTTTCTGAGCTGACCACCCCGCGTGGGGGAGTCGGGGTAGCCACTGTAATGGGCAGAGTATTTGCAGTCGGGGGTCACAATGGCAACATCTACCTGAACACAGTGGAGGCTTTTGAGCCTCGAATGAACAG ATGGGAGCTGGTGGGTTCAGTGTCTCACTGCCGTGCCGGAGCCGGAGTGGCTGTCTGTTCATCTCACGTCAGCCAGATCAGGGACGTCGGCCAGGGCTCCAGCAACGTGGCCAACTGCATGTGA
- the sdad1 gene encoding protein SDA1 homolog, which produces MSGRQSNKLPNNLPQLQNLIKRDPQSYVEEFLQQYRHYQSNVQIFKLQPDKPNKELADLVMFLAQVGHCYLQHLSTFPQELSELLMSHHVMLEPDLRMTFCKALILLRNKDLIDPTGLLELFFELLRCHDKLLRKTLYTHIVADIKNINAKHKNNKVNTMLQNFMYTMLRDSNPIAAKISLDVMVELYKRNIWNDAKTVNVITTACFSKVTKILVAGLKFFLGKDEDEKNESDSDSEAEGPTARDLRVRYSTGKKTSKNKKKLEKAMKVLKKHKKKGKAEVFNFSAIHLIHDPQDFSEKLLKQLEDSKERFEVKIMMMDLISRLVGIHELFLFNFYPFVQRFLQPHQREVTKILLCAAQAAHQLVPPEIIEPVIMTIANNFVTDRNSGEVMTVGINAIKEVAARCPLAINEDLLQDLAQYKTHKDKNVMMSARGLIQLFRSLDPQMLHKKYRGRPTEASTEAKIKDYGELEAKDYIPGAEVLEVDEENKEGEEDGDGWESASISDDDEDGEWVDVHHSSDEDTTEVAEKLQNMPPEERKAKAAAISGSRLLTQDDFKKIRLAQLAKEVNAAPGKGQKRTNVDLDDEDDSRGELLTLRNIEKLHKKPKADKETRLATAMAGRTDRKEFVRKRTKLNPNASTSNKEKRRTKNFMMMRHSQNVRTKGKRSFREKQIALRDALLKRKKHYK; this is translated from the exons GTTGGTCACTGCTACCTGCAGCACCTTTCCACCTTTCCACAAGAGCTGTCTGAGTTGTTGATGAGTCACCACGTGATGCTTGAGCCAGACCTCAGAATG ACTTTCTGCAAAGCGCTGATTCTTCTGAGAAATAAAGATCTGATCGACCCCACCGGCCTCCTGGAGCTCTTCTTTGAGCTGCTGCGATGTCACGACAAACTTCTCAGAAAG actctgtacacacacattgtagcagatatcaaaaacatcaacgccaagcataaaaacaacaaggtCAACACG ATGTTACAGAACTTCATGTACACCATGCTGAGAGACAGCAATCCCATAGCGGCCAAGATCTCTTTAGACGTCATGGTGGAGCTTTACAAGAGGAACATATG GAATGATGCCAAAACAGTTAATGTTATTACAACAGCGTGTTTCTCCAAGGTGACAAAG ATCCTTGTTGCTGGTCTTAAATTCTTTTTGGGCAAAGATGAGGATGAGAAAAATGAGAGTGATTCAGACTCAGAG gcagaGGGACCAACAGCCCGAGACCTGAGGGTGAGATACTCTACTGGCAagaaaacctccaaaaacaagaagaagCTGGAAAAAGCGATGAAAGTCCTCAAG aaacacaagaaaaagggTAAAGCAGAAGTGTTCAACTTCTCTGCTATTCACCTTATCCATGATCCTCAAG ATTTCTCAGAGAAACTCTTAAAGCAGTTGGAAGACTCTAAAGAGCGCTTCGAGGTGAAGATCATGATGATGGATCTTATATCCAGACTGGTTGGAATCCACGAG CTTTTCCTCTTCAACTTTTACCCCTTCGTCCAGAGGTTTCTACAGCCCCATCAAAGAG AGGTGACAAAGATTCTCCTGTGTGCTGCCCAGGCTGCTCATCAACTCGTCCCACCAGAG ATCATTGAACCTGTAATTATGACCATCGCTAACAACTTTGTCACAGACAGAAACTCAGGGGAAGTCATGACTGTGGG TATCAATGCCATAAAGGAAGTGGCAGCCCGCTGTCCACTCGCCATTAATGAAGACTTGCTGCAGGATCTGGCCCAGTACAAGACCCACAAAGACAAGA ATGTGATGATGTCTGCCAGAGGACTGATCCAGCTGTTCAGGAGTCTCGATCCTCAGATGCTGCACAAGAAGTACAGG GGGAGACCCACAGAGGCGTCAACAGAGGCCAAGATCAAAGACTACGGAGAGCTGGAGGCTAAAGATTATATCCCTGGAGCTGAAGTCCTGGAGGTGGATGAGGAGaacaaagagggagaggaggatggag ATGGTTGGGAGAGCGCCAGTattagtgatgatgatgaagatgggGAGTGGGTGGACGTTCACCACTCGTCTGATGAAGACACGACAGAAGTG gCGGAGAAGCTTCAAAATATGCCACCCGAGGAAAGAAAAGCCAAAGCAGCTGCGATCAGCGGCAGCAGGCTCCTCACTCAAGATGACTTCAAGAAGATCCGTCTGGCTCAGCTGGCCAAGGAGGTGAACGCTGCACCAGGCAAGGGCCAGAAGAGGACAAATGTGGACCTGGACGATGAGGACGACAGCAG AGGGGAGCTGCTGACCTTGAGGAATATTgagaaactgcataaaaaaccAAAAGCAGACAAGGAAACGCGCCTCGCAACGGCAATG GCGGGACGCACCGACCGGAAGGAGTTTGTCAGGAAGCGGACCAAGCTCAACCCAAACGCCAGCACCAGCAacaaggagaagaggaggacgaaGAACTTCATGATGATGAGACACAGTCAGAACGTCAGAACCAAAGGCAAACGCTCCTTCAGAGAGAAACAG ATTGCTCTAAGGGATGCACTTCTGAAAAGGAAGAAGCACTACAAATAG